The nucleotide sequence CTACAATAACTTAGTTGCAGTTGGATTTCGCGGAGGATATGGCAGTGGATTATTTGATATATGGGATACGACTTCTCATAAAACGGCCATTTCTATTACTTAACCTGACAGTTAATGTCCTGTCGATGCTTTTTTCTCCTCAGGATAcgagtatggcatccaggtGGGATGCTGGAACTGTCAGGATTTGGAATATCGCCACAGGACAAGCTGAGTTGGTGCTAACTGCTCATCACAATGTCATCGACACGCTGGGCTTTTCTGGAGATGACAGGTGGAATGAAGAGTCTTTCTATGCAGCCGGCGAGGGAGAGATGGATCACTTACGGCGGTAGAAATGTCTTGGCCCTCCCATGGGAATTCCAGCGTACGGGCTCAATATATTTTTGGCCGAATGAATCGAGGGGCAATACTCTGGCTTTTATAGGCGATAGTGGACGTCCTGCGATTCTCGCTTCTGAGGGCGAACCAGATTTCGAGGGGTCAAACTCGGCGTGCTGAAGGGCTTTGGGTCAGTCAGCCATCACTGTGGTACTCCTGCTTCATATATAGTACAAATTTACTGTTTTTGCAATTCAGATTCATGTCCAGAATGATCAGACTGAAGGGAGGTAATTCGTAGTTAGCTTACGCAGATAGCTTAACTTGGGACTCTCATGGGTTCATCTCTACCAGCGTATACCAAATATTGCATATGCTGACATTATATATGTAGGCATATAGCCATCTGTACTCAAACAGGATGCCTGCTCTTCTTACATCCATACAAAACACTCTAGATAGAGTCTTTCTTTATGTGATGGTCTATAAGGATGGCATGTCGCTCTTTTGTATTCTAGTTCTTTacccatatcaatctatcgTCTTTCTCTTCGTCTATCTATCCTTTAGCCTCTGGCATCGTACTATCGTACACCCTGTCTTTTATTCGATAACATACTCGGTAATATACGATCTTTAATATGGATTCATTGACCCAGTATTATTGTAGGAGCACTCTCAAATAAGATACAAACCTGATTGTTCTTTGCTAACTGAAGATACAGAACAACAGAAACCAATACCCAGGGAAGCATGTCTTTTCACGCCTCAATTTACGGATAGCCAGTACCCCTGTAGGAGAAAGATGCAAATACAATTGAGATAATAAAGTCCATTCTATCCCTATTTTTGAATTCATCTATGTACGCCGGGTCGTCATCACACATCAACCCAATTCTTCCTAACTACATATACCGTTCCACCCTCGCTTCCTCATCCTTGAAACACTTCCTCTCAGGCCGGAACTGACCCCCAGACGAATGCAAAGCCCTCGACTGCCTCTTATTAATTTCCACAATAAAATCAGTAACTACCGTGACACAATCATTTAGAACATGTGTCGGCGGCGTCGCCCTACACGCCTGACTCTCATATCTCCGAGGGAATGACTGTCCGAAAAATGACTGTCGGTAATAACCCATGTCGTTGAGAATGTAGTCGCTGTCTACCGTGCTGACGGATTTGTCCCGGCAATGGCGCATTTCCATTGCGCGGTCGTTGTCTGATAAGTAGCCTGTGTAGCGGCCTTCGCGGTAGTAGTTAATGAGGACTCGTAGGAGGCGGGCTGTGTGGGCGCATGAGGCAATGAGGATGCTGCTGTTTTCGATTCTGGACCTTGTGAGCATGCTACTAGAAAACAAAGACCGATTTTACTTACTTTATCCAGAGGATGATATCGACCATACTGTCTGAAAGTCACATTCGTCAGCCTATTTTAGTTCACAAACTGCTTCAGCAGGACCACTTACAAAAGCCCGATTTATCGTCGTTGGATTTGAGATACTAAACAATTATCAGCCATGCCAGAACAACCCGGTCATAGGGTAACTCACATATGCTTTCACAATCGAAGCATCCCCAGcaagaagcaaaagaccACTTATCACGACTGTCGGTAACGCCCAACGAACTCGCACACTGCCACTTATGTCCCGAAACTGGGACCAGAATGATACACCTGGATTCTGCTGGAGTTCTCGGAAAAAGAATTGCCAGATTTCGACTGCTGCAATGGCTGCGAGCAGAAAATTGACGGTTGCATTAACGCCTGCCATTGTCAGCAGGCTATTCCACAAAGATGAAGCGGTATAGATACCTCCTTGTACAAAACCAATCATCATTTGCACTGACGGGGATTGGCATTTCACTGATCCGTCAGCTGGAAGTGCGTCCCACATGTAGTGGAAATATTCCAATCTATTGGCCTTGATGCCAAGTTAGTACATATCAAACGCTTGTGGCAGTACTTTCGCGACACGAAGCACTCACTGGAAAATAAGGATGTGGTCCACATTGCAGCACAGTCTGCAACACCACGGCAGTATTCATCACCACTTGAAGAACGGTGCAAGCAAGAATGCTCAGACGCACTCGTCTGTTCGTGAAACAGGTCAAGAGCGTCCACGCCATCCCCGTACGAGAGATCATTCCTGCAGTCACACCTAAAACGAGGTCAGCATGATCCATATCGATGAAGCAAATCACATACCAAATGGCTGCGAGATATGCCCATATCTCAGTACCCGGACTTGCTCAAATGGCTCCAGATACTGTAAAGGCCTCCCAAGACCCCATCGGAAGCTGTATAACGTCAATACTGCTCGTCCATTTCCATCTGATCAAGACAATACCTCAACTCAACAGTCGTCATGTGTATAATGTCGAACCCATATCCAGCAAAGACTAAAAGATCTTCTAGTCCCCAGACTTTATCTAGGACGAACGCTCGAGGCAGAAACCAGCGAATGCCTGTCTTAAGCGCATATCGTAGGATTAGGGCTATCCCAACGAATGCAGTGAGAAACTATTCCTGTCAGTATATCAAGCCATTTCTATCTGACAGAAGCCATACATACCCAACATCCTATGGATATCCCCGTGCCTGGCCAAATTAGCTAGATTCGAGAAATAGAAATGCATGTTTCACTCACCAATATCAAAATGAATTTGATCGTCCATTTTTCATCAGGTCACAATAtaacaaaaacaaaataaACAGTCCATATGGCGTGACATTTCATTTATACCCCAGCTACAAATACAATTTTCCCTCAACGACCCAGGGCAGGTTGGTATATGTGCCAGAACTTGTCAGTGAGGCGAGAGTTTCAGGTATCCCTCTGCCACAACCTTGCAGGTGAGAAGGAGGTGATTGATAGCAAGGGATATAATTTCTTGGATATGATAGCCTAAAAAAGGTTTGGTGTTGCTCGTCCAGTTTGGGTGAGCACTGTAGTTATCTTGTACAAAGATCAACTGTTTTACTACGAACGAGTCATCGGTACCCCATTTTTGTCAACTTCGTGTCGACGCATCGAGGGTATGTGATAACTCAGGCTCGAAGCCATTATGAACGGTGCGCGCTCGTGGAGTAACCAGCTGCTCTGTTAACTCCCGTTCTTCGAACTAGACATATCTATACGCAAGGGACTTGTGACCGGTAGCAACCTACATCATCGAAGACCAATAGCTCTCTATTACTATCGGAGTATAAAgcgatatatatatttcagCTCAGGTTATGGCTATCCCTAGCATGGTCCCTTTGTATACCAGATAGGGAGAACAGTCTCGCCCTTTGCCTTGTGATCAGTCACATCTAACGCTCTTCAATATATTGAATCTATCTTAATCAAACTAAGCTAACCTGTTACTGCTTAATCTTCCGCATCTCCACCAAACACTCCCCAAACTCCGGATAACTCTCAAACGTAACCACCAACCCACTTACAGCCGCCATCAACTTCCACTCGTCACTACTCCGCTCCCTCCCCCCGTAAAACGCAATCATAGCCGCATGCATAGCTGCGTTATTCGCGTTCTTCGTGACTTCGATAATCAGCAGCCGCGAGTCCTGATTCATCGCTGACGCGGTCTTCTGTAGGAGAGCGACCGCTTCGAGGTCCGGCTGGTTGTGCAAGATGTGCTGGAGGCAGTAGATATGCGCGCCTTGGACGGGTTGCGGGGCGGTGTCTTTAAAGTTGTATTTCATGAGTGTCAGGCCTGGAATTGTGTCGACGGTGGCGTAGAAGTCTTGCACGATTAGCTTGTCGGGGCTGAGGTGCGGGTAGGTTTCTTTGACGGCTAGGAGGGTGTGGCCGTGGCCGCCGCCGATGTCGACGACTGCGACAGAGTCATGCGGAGTGCTGGATATGGCGGCGTCGAGGTCGTAGCCGAGGTTCTTGATGCGGTCTGGGGCTTTGAGTTCTTTGAAGAACTTTTGCACCATGAACAGGTTGAAGCTGTCCATTCGGCCTTCGTCAGCCATGATGGAGTAGGTGTGCTTTTTGGAGAGGGCTTCATTTCCGAGGCGTTTGTGGGCGTATTGCATTGGGGTGTCGGCTTCCGCGAAGGGGTAGGCGAAGTTGGTGTCTTTTAGTTTCGGGTACGTGAATGCTCCGGCGAGGAGCCCCTCGATGGTGCTGGGGATGTCAGCAGTGCTATGACTTTTCGGGAGGGGATGCACGAACAAGTGAAGGGCTCCATGTGTTGCGCCTGCGTAATCTGCCAAATGCTTGGTGATGGCATTCGCACCGAAGACATTATCGAATACCTGGTCGACTAATCCCAGTCCTGTCATGATGTACAGCACATCCTCTATGAAAATGAGACATATTCAACCAAAGAAGAATATCAAACGAACCAGCTAACTTGACACCTGCTGCTTGTCAGCAAACACCCAAGACTGAATAAGACAGGCATACCTAGCTCCGGCTCCCCCTTAGCCCTTTCACGGATTTCCGCATTGCTAATCTCAGCCACCTCTTCCGGGGTGATAGGTCTTCCAGCCCGCGTAAGGATCGTGAAGAGATCAAAATGAACAGCTACCGGGATAAACCCCAAGCTCATGGGCTAGCACCATCGTCAGCTCATTGAACCATCGATTCGAGAATCACCCTCACATTCGTAACAATAGCCGCAAGAGCGATACCCGGGTTATCCAAAGGCGAATTCATAATGATAAGATCAAATACTCTCAACAGACAAGGTCAACTCCCAATAATGATAACCCAGGGATCCACAGGCCTATATAACGAGAGGCCAACGTCGCACGCCAAATAAACCGACGGTACGTCGTACACGTATGCCGTCCATCATACGCATACGCATACGTATCACAGGGGTTGATTGTTTGTTCTGTTATCGGGTTTTGATTCAGCTAGCATTCAGATGGCGATGTAGGATGCAGTTCTTCCTTGTCGGCAGCTTATGCATGATGCTATTGGTAGTGGTAAGTGAGTATATGCAAGCCACGGCACatcgggctcgggctcggaGTCGGACTCGGCCATGAGTTGCCCGATAAGAATGTAAGCACTAGGTGTTGATCCCGGGTTTTGCGGGTACACTTGAGTTATTCAGCTCTCAGCTGGAAAGGCTATCTTTCGAATCAGCTTTTTTGGGATCGTAAATGTACCGGCATTAGGAATATGTGTGTCCGGTATGACAGCATCAGACGATCGGCAGATATTATGCGAGAACTTCGTGGCTAATCGATGTCCAATCCAAGCAGTGTCCTGGGCTCTAGCAGACCAGACCCCTCATATCTCGACTTGGAAGAGAAGCTCTGTCTTCCGGCTTCATATCCAATTCCTTTGATGCATGTGGAGACCTACTAGTCATGAAAAGAAAGTTCGGTCTATTTCAAATCATTTGAATCTCTCTATTATTCGTCTATCCACGTATTAGCCTAAAGCACTCCGTACAGCAGTCGGATAGACTGCAACTCACCATGGGTATCATATTCCAAAAAGAAACGCGGACTATTTAATTGCGGTCCAATCATATTACATGAGGGTTTATAACCCGCTATCTACTTTGATAAACTCACGCGAGTCTCCATATCCATTCATTTCATCACGTACTCATTCGGTCATCCGAGTTATCCTGAAAAGTTTCCGGGAAGAACCCCGGCGGGGGCCAGATATCAGCTATAGACGGCGGATGGATTAATGGCTGCGATCCCACCAGACGGTCTGGATCGTGGCAGAATGCTTGGAATGTGCTGTCGTCAATGAAGCCGAATTCTTTCAGTCCTGCCTCGCGGTTATTGGCCCATTCGGTTGTGTCGAGATATGCGAGGTCTTCGAAGATAGCGTCGATGGCACCGTTCGATGCTTGCGGTTCTCCTATTTTGGAGCCGCTAGGCCCGGGATTAAGGGCCATGTTTTCAGGGTGGGATGGTCGGTCAGGGACCGTCCTCATCTGGTTCGACACTGATGAGTCAGGTGTGGGTGGCTGCGGTTGTGTTGAAGGTGGCATTCCATTCGTTGGAGCAAGCTTATCTGCCAAGGTTGGAGTAGTTTTGACCTGTTGCAGAGACGATGCATCTGTCATAGATAGATCTGCATTCTCCATAGCCGTGTCCTTTGGAGTCATGTACTGTCCATCCGCAGGCATTGCTATACCAAGTATCGACGAGGACAAGTCCTGCTTCGCAGCCCCCGGCATGTTTGCTTGGGTCCGCATCGAATTGCCTTTTGGGTGACTTCCTGTCACGGTCACAGGCCCCGGGGAAAGCCCTGGGATATTCATTGTCCCATGCAGCGCCATGGATGGAACCTCGGACAGGCTGCCTGACCGATACCAGCGCTCGATAGTAGTAAGCAGCGTGACATAGGCCGGCCATGTCGGAGCGAGCTCCTTCGTCCGCTTGACCAGTGCCTCCGTCCACTGTGAAAACGGAAACGAATCCGACTCAATCATGGTGCGCAGCGCAAACGCCTGCTCAGTAATGGTGCGCAGAGATAACTCGAATACTGGTGGCAGTCCACACATCGAAAAGTTGTCCAAATGCTGAGAGATCATCGGGAGCGCCCGATAGAGCAGTTTCTTTGCGCCTTCGGTGGCGGGTCGCTGTGAGTGATGCAGACCAAGCTCCTGAGGTGCAATACGTAGATAGAGCCATAGGAGTGTAGCGACATATACCAATCCTAGATAACTCTGGTGCGGGAGCAGAGCGGAATGCCGCTCTGGGTAGATACTTTCGGCGCCGATCAGTCGACAGCCCAAAGGCAGATGGTCGTCCCATTGTTTGAGTTCCAGGACCATCTGCTGTGCAAACGCATGACTGTTCGGCCCGACAGAACAGTCGCGCGCGATCTTATTCAGCACACTCGCCAGTTCGACCAGACGGTTAAAGCAGCTGAGAGCGAGAAGGGGACCTCGCCGTGGTGGATTTTTTGTCTGTGCTGCCCCCGTAGGCGGCAAGACGTCGGCCCAGGAATTCCACTCCTCCAGACCATCTTCTTCTAACAAGCCCACCGGCGATAGATCCCGCGGGTGCATACAAGGTCTCCGAGAGAGTCTGAACGACAGCAAGGAGTCGACCACAAAGCAACCCAAGAAGGTTGCCTTGTCCTGTCGGAGCTCCTCTGACCGCCGAGTATCGGTCAATGCCCCAAGATCCATGGAAATAGCCATCCGGACGGCTTTGCCGCTCATCAGCCAAGCAGCCGTCCACTCCTCCATACCAATGTTCACCAAGGTCAAGAGTAGCAATGCCTGTACATGTCCCAATTCATAATGCTCGTTCTCCGACGGGATCAAACTCCGCGCTATCGAGTAGTATCCCTTCGTCTTAGCAAGTAGACCCGATGGACCGTCGAGTTGGTTGACCCGGGACTGAGAGACGGTATAGCTCAAGATGGCCCATAGTGCTGCATGGTCTCCAGAGCCAGGGGATACATTTGTAACGGACAGGGGCGAGTTCGCATAGAGGTAGGATGCTCGTAGGATATTGTGTTTCGCTACGATCGGAAACCAGGAATGGGTGGCGGCGAAATAAACGTCCAGTAGATGGGACGTCTGCGGAGGAAGCTGTAACGTATTGAGGCCATTACTGTGAGGTTGCGGCGCAGCTCGACCATCTGTTGGCAAAGACAACCGAGACCTCTTGAGACGGGGAGAAGCAGACGGCTCGACCACGCGTGGCGCATCAAGTCGAGGAGTCGAATGGCTTTGATCTACTCGAAGACCCCATTCACTGCTGGAAATAGACGCACTATCCGCTCGGGACCGTTTCCCAGAGGTTTGCGACGGTGATGATTCCGAATTTGACGACAACATCTTCTCGAGTGCACTGTAAAGACGGCTAGTTTTCCAAGACTCATGCAAGCTCTCCGATGCGCCATCATCAGACCATAGTGACATCACCCTATCCCTCCGGTCGGCTGATTCTGGTGTTGTGCCCAAGAGGGAAAGCATGGTGTCCTCGAAGCCATCGATGTTGCAGATCGACAAGGCCCAAAGCTTCTCCATACCCCGAACGTAACCTTCAGGCAGGCCGCGCTTCTTCGCGTTGGGGTCGTATGAGCATGTCTGGCCAGAAGACTGACAGGCTGAGCAAGCAGGACGAAGCCCATCGCATTTATCCTAAGTTTACCATTTCATGTCAGGGCCACTGTACGGGAGATGCGGGGAGTGTTCCGGGGAGACCGTTCCCACCAGGGAAAGGTATACCAACCTTTTTACTGCGACACCTGTCGCAGGCCCTCGAGACCCTCTTGCGTCGAGGGGCTTTTGAATCAGAACCCTCGTCCATGGAAGAGGGTTAGCTATGGCGAACAGAGCGCCATGTAGAAACGGCGACAGGTAAGATAGGACTGGAAAACGCGGGTCCCAACAACAGAATATTAGAATACTTTAACGAATCCACAGGAGAAGCAGAAAGGTTGAAAACCAAAGACAGGAGTCGCAATGAATAAGAACGATGGCGATAAGACCGGATGGTAGTCACGGGCCCAAGAGCAGAAGTCGCGTATGTCGCCAAACTATGCGGCGGCATGTCGGTATCCAAAGCGGCTTTTCTCGGCAGGCCACCAACGAACTGGAACGACACAACTGACGTCCAGCCAAGCAGCGATCTCAGCACGAGACTTCGATAATCAGAGATACTCTCGTTCTGTAGTGTCCGAGAGCGGATCCCGAAATAGGATAAGATAGAACAAAACGCGGAATACAGAAGAAGAGGACTCCTGAGAAGCAGCACGGAACGCTCCGTGGTTTCTAGGAACGAGCAGTAAGAGCAATAGTATATCGTTGGAGCCGTCCGAGGCAAAGGAATGAGGCCGAGATGTTTTCGGGGAGTCGCCCGGGATGTGGCCGCTCTGGTCTCCACACTCGACGTCCCCACACTCTCCACGATGCTGTGGGATTTTCCTACTGCTacgagtactccgtacaaagCACAAGAATAGAGTACTACTTAGTACTTCGAAGCATTCATCGCATGTCAAGTCAAGAGAGTAATACTCTATATTGCTCCTGCCATCGTACGATAGGCAGTCTATCTCTGAATTGAACATAACGAtactctactccgtacagcacCCTTGAGGGTCCAGTGCTCGAGCGGCCAATCAAGAATGCACCTTTCCTACTATAGGTAACTGCCGATTATCGGTCATTTCTAacaagggaaaaaaaaaaagactcAATGAGGTTTCTATTATTCATGGTTATATAACCGCTGGTCTTGAATAGGTGTTTTCGGGTGCTGTGGGAGGTTCCACAGAAAGAATTGTCGTCATCGTGAGAATAATGTTGAGAGAGGAACTGAACAGTTCTGGACAGCTTCAATAATATACACTTCCTAGGTACCCCTACAGAGTAGCCGCAGCCAATGAGCCGAATCAGATTGACACTGCTGATCAGAAGTCATGATCTCCACGGCGCTGTACTGAGGACTATGCTCTCGGCATCCCGGATCGGTAGTGGTCATGAAGGCGTTGCTGTATATCGGGAATGAGCACGGAGTAGAGGATATGGCCATGCAGAGTTAGCCGGCACATAGTAACGGTTGCCAATGTACAGGATACGGGGTGTTCCAAAGTAGATATCTCTTGACAGACACATCTTGTACCATTGGTATCGTTCTACTCTGCATATCGGAGTTAGGAAACTCCCCGCATATTGCCTCAATTGTGCATCCCACCTTCACTCTAGAACGTGATGGATTCCATACAGGTCCTATGCCCCATATCCTCTGTGAACCATGATTTACTGTACAAAGAACCCCCAGAGATACTCCCACTTTGACATAAATGACACCGGCAAAGTGCTTAGCCGATGGTAGCTCCGAGGGCGGTGAGTCGCTGGGATTCCGCTGTATGCAGTGACGGCAGTTGACTCTCCAACATCCGAGACCTACTGTAGGACTCCATAGTAAGAAAGCTATCTCGCCCATCTTGTGGTCCAGCGCTGTCGCATGTTACTGCCCCTCTCCTGACTTTGTCTTCGCTTATCCCACAGCAGCCAATTGTCCATCCCCGCAGCATGCGAGCTGCGAACAGCCACGACGATATCTCCAACTCCAGTATCGCAAGACATCATCGTCGTGGAATCTTGCCTCTGATTACATAGTACGCACCGGGGAAGAATACGGCGCTTGCACTCTTTTCAGCACATCGATTGGAGCTATGGGATCCTGATCGGACCTGTTGCAATCATACAGGACTGCCAAATCCATTTGCTTCTTTAAACAAACCGTTCGCAACGAGCTGTCATCATGAACCTTCGCAATGGTGAAGACACTCATCGAAAAATCGACTCCGATGCTTCCCTGGTGCTGGTTGGCATCCGGGGGTGCGGGAAGCGCTCCTTGGGCTTTGTCGCGGCTACGGCGTTGAAGAGACGCTTCATCACCGAGGATCACTACTTCAGGGAGGTTACAGGGCAAACGCGACAAGAGTTTCTGAAATTACATGGGAGTCAGGAGTTCCAACGTCGTGATATCGAAGTCCTGAAAATGATGCTCGACAAACACCGGAAACACTGCGTTATCGAGTGTGGTTTGGGCAGCCTCACTCGACCAGTCCAAGAACATCTTCGATTATATTGTGCGATGAATCCGGTTGTGTATTTGGTGCGCGATATTCGCCATATTCAGGACCTGCTGGGATTGGAGGATCAGTCTGTCCGGTTACTCCGCGAAGGCGATTCGTTACATCGGACATGCTCCAACTTCGAGTTCTACAATATAGAAGATCGTTCGAGCGTAGCGGCTCAGTCTGATGAAGGGTCGCCGGATCGACGTTCTGCAAATTACTCGTTCAAACTCAAGGAAGTCAAGGAGGATTTCACCCGTTTCGTCCACTTGGTCACCGGCGCCAATGCGAACCATTCGAGCTACGATTCGCCCTTTGTCCTACTCGAAACGCCTCCGGAACTTAGGTCCTACACCCATGCCATATTCATCCGCCTGTCTGATCTGATCGAGGAGGTCATCGATCTTGCTGAACTTGAGTCCGGGGGAGACGCCATCGAGCTTTGTGTTGACCGCTGGGGTCCAGATATGGCAAACATCCTGAGCCAGCAAGTATCcttgctccgcagaaatgcCCGGACGCCTATTCTTCTTTCTGTTGATATATCCTCGTCTGAAATTGCGCAGGATGATGATACATCCGTATACTTTGACATATTGGAACACGGTCTGCGACTGGCGGTCGAGTATCTGGCCGTCGACGTGGGCCAAAACCAAGCGCAGGTGCGCAATACAATCCGTAACAGGGGAACAACCAAAATTGTCGGCCAATATGTGTTCGAGCCGTCGTCGGATGTGACCTGGGAGGACGACGAATGCCTTTCCCGCTATCTGCAAGTGGAACAACTCGATTGCCAATTGGTTCGCGTTCTCCGTGTCGCAACAGAACGCGAGGATAATGCCGCTGTGATCAAATTCAAAAACCGCGTTCAGTCATTGCCCGGAACGCATCCGCCACTTATCGCCTACAACATCGGCCGCCTTGGACGTACCTCTCAAGTTTTCAACTCAATACTCACCTCCGTGACCCATCCGGCAATCAAACGCACTACAAACAACGAACGGGATCCTCAAATCACATCGCGAGATGCAGTGCAAGCTTTGTACCAGAGCTATATACTGGACCCTCTCCAGTTCTGCATTCTCGGAGCCCACGTAGGGTATAGTATGTCACCCGCTATGCACAATGCTGCCTTCCGCCATTGCGGCATGAACCACACTTACAGGATCCCCGAATCTCCTTCGCTGGCGGTTTTAGAGCAACTAGGACGGGATCCTAATTTCGGAGGCTCCAGTGTCGTCCAGCCCTGGCGAGAACAGGTATATCAGAAGCTCGCATCGAAAAGCCGACATGCCGAAGCCATCGGGGCGATCAACACAGTTATGCCACTCCGGGGTCGAGCAGACGGGACTATGTTTCCGTTACAAGAGCAGGCGAGCCGTCGCAATCAAGCAGGTCCTGTGCTAGGATGGTACGGAGAGAACACGGACTGGGTGGGTATTATGACTTGCATCAATCGCAATCTCTCGCCCAGGAACGCCATCAGTCCGCTGAAAACAACAGGGCTGGTGATTGGAGCGGGTGGTATGGCCCGCTCTGCTATCTATGCAATGCTCCGGGTGGGATGCCGGAAGATCTTTATCTACAATCGCACCCTGTCGCGGGCAGAGGAAGTGGCCCGCCATTTTAATTCATGGGCGTCATCACAATCCGACTCGCCGGATGTTGTGCGGATTTTACGGTCGACGGAGGATGAATGGCCATCCGATGCCTGTCCTCCATGCTTAATCGCGTCGTGTGTACCGGCCGATCCAGACATGGGTGAACCCGCGAACTTTGAGATGCCTACACAATGGCTCGGGAGTCCAACGGGCGGAGTGATTCTGGAACTAGCATACAAGCCACTCAATACGCCACTCCTGCGACAAATGCGCCACATCCGGAGTGAAACCGGTCGCGCATGGGTCTTGGTAGATGGACTCGATAATGTCTTGGAACAAGGTATTGCGCAGTTCGAACTGATGACTGGCCGGAAAGCACCGCGACGGCTGATGACTTGGGAGGTCCTCCGAAATTACGTTGGCGAGAACGGGCCGTTTGACGAGAAGACGATTCAGTCTCGCTTAGATGGAGTTATCTTGGG is from Aspergillus chevalieri M1 DNA, chromosome 8, nearly complete sequence and encodes:
- a CDS encoding repressor protein (COG:E;~EggNog:ENOG410PKBA;~InterPro:IPR001381,IPR006151,IPR027417,IPR036291, IPR013708,IPR013785,IPR031322;~PFAM:PF01202,PF08501,PF01487;~go_function: GO:0003824 - catalytic activity [Evidence IEA];~go_function: GO:0003855 - 3-dehydroquinate dehydratase activity [Evidence IEA];~go_function: GO:0004764 - shikimate 3-dehydrogenase (NADP+) activity [Evidence IEA];~go_process: GO:0055114 - oxidation-reduction process [Evidence IEA]) — protein: MNLRNGEDTHRKIDSDASLVLVGIRGCGKRSLGFVAATALKRRFITEDHYFREVTGQTRQEFLKLHGSQEFQRRDIEVLKMMLDKHRKHCVIECGLGSLTRPVQEHLRLYCAMNPVVYLVRDIRHIQDLLGLEDQSVRLLREGDSLHRTCSNFEFYNIEDRSSVAAQSDEGSPDRRSANYSFKLKEVKEDFTRFVHLVTGANANHSSYDSPFVLLETPPELRSYTHAIFIRLSDLIEEVIDLAELESGGDAIELCVDRWGPDMANILSQQVSLLRRNARTPILLSVDISSSEIAQDDDTSVYFDILEHGLRLAVEYLAVDVGQNQAQVRNTIRNRGTTKIVGQYVFEPSSDVTWEDDECLSRYLQVEQLDCQLVRVLRVATEREDNAAVIKFKNRVQSLPGTHPPLIAYNIGRLGRTSQVFNSILTSVTHPAIKRTTNNERDPQITSRDAVQALYQSYILDPLQFCILGAHVGYSMSPAMHNAAFRHCGMNHTYRIPESPSLAVLEQLGRDPNFGGSSVVQPWREQVYQKLASKSRHAEAIGAINTVMPLRGRADGTMFPLQEQASRRNQAGPVLGWYGENTDWVGIMTCINRNLSPRNAISPLKTTGLVIGAGGMARSAIYAMLRVGCRKIFIYNRTLSRAEEVARHFNSWASSQSDSPDVVRILRSTEDEWPSDACPPCLIASCVPADPDMGEPANFEMPTQWLGSPTGGVILELAYKPLNTPLLRQMRHIRSETGRAWVLVDGLDNVLEQGIAQFELMTGRKAPRRLMTWEVLRNYVGENGPFDEKTIQSRLDGVILGNDM